Proteins found in one Solitalea lacus genomic segment:
- the lpxD gene encoding UDP-3-O-(3-hydroxymyristoyl)glucosamine N-acyltransferase: protein MLFTAAELGQLLNGVVEGNPDVTVSTLAKIEEGTTGALSFLANPKYLPHLYTTNSSVVIVNKDLVLTGEVLCTLIRVDDAYSAFSILLEKYNTIKQNKSGIEQPSYISQSATVGDNLYLGAFAYIGNNAKIGQNVKIYPQAYIGDNVKIGDNTTIFAGVKIYSDCVIGNNVIIHSGTVIGSDGFGFAPQADGTYTKVAQIGNVVIEDNVEIGSNTSIDRATMGSTIIGKGVKIDNLIQIAHNVEIGANTVLAAQSGVSGSTKVGENCVIGGQVGIVGHITIAKGSQFGAQSGVHRTIEEEGKKWNGSPIVPYFHSLKTVNSLPRLPELERKVSELEKQLKELLGRK from the coding sequence ATCCTGTTTACCGCAGCGGAATTAGGTCAATTATTGAATGGGGTTGTAGAAGGCAATCCGGATGTTACAGTTTCAACTTTAGCGAAAATTGAAGAAGGTACTACAGGTGCTCTTTCATTTTTAGCTAATCCAAAGTATCTACCACATCTATACACCACCAACTCTTCAGTAGTTATTGTTAATAAAGATTTAGTGCTAACTGGTGAAGTACTGTGTACTTTAATCAGGGTTGATGATGCGTATTCGGCCTTTTCAATTCTGCTTGAGAAGTATAATACTATTAAACAAAATAAATCAGGGATCGAACAGCCATCCTATATTAGCCAATCGGCAACTGTGGGGGATAATCTGTACTTAGGGGCGTTTGCTTATATCGGCAACAATGCTAAAATTGGTCAGAACGTTAAAATTTATCCACAGGCCTATATTGGAGATAATGTTAAAATTGGAGATAATACTACCATTTTCGCCGGTGTTAAAATCTATTCAGATTGTGTGATTGGCAATAATGTAATTATCCACTCAGGAACCGTTATTGGTAGCGACGGCTTTGGCTTCGCTCCACAAGCTGACGGTACTTATACCAAAGTAGCGCAAATTGGAAATGTTGTGATTGAAGACAATGTTGAAATTGGTTCAAATACTTCAATTGACCGAGCTACAATGGGATCAACGATTATCGGCAAAGGTGTGAAGATTGACAACCTTATCCAAATTGCTCATAATGTAGAGATTGGAGCTAATACGGTGCTGGCCGCGCAATCAGGCGTTTCGGGTAGCACTAAAGTTGGTGAAAATTGTGTTATTGGAGGTCAGGTTGGTATTGTTGGACACATTACCATTGCCAAAGGTTCTCAATTTGGGGCACAATCAGGTGTGCACCGAACCATTGAGGAAGAAGGCAAGAAATGGAATGGTTCTCCAATTGTACCTTATTTCCACTCTTTAAAAACTGTAAATAGTCTGCCTCGTTTGCCAGAGCTTGAACGTAAAGTTTCTGAGCTTGAAAAACAATTAAAAGAACTTTTGGGACGTAAATAG
- a CDS encoding bifunctional UDP-3-O-[3-hydroxymyristoyl] N-acetylglucosamine deacetylase/3-hydroxyacyl-ACP dehydratase has product MNVKQRTLKAPVSVSGVGLHTGASVTLTFKPAPENHGYKFQRIDLPGNPIIDADVDNVTDTSRGTTLEQNGGRISTIEHVLASLVGLEVDNVLIEVDGPEAPIMDGSSIQFIEALEKVGFEDQKADREYYHINQNIHYAEADRKVEMIAMPADDYRLTVMVDYNSPVLGTQHANISHISEFRSEIASCRTFVFLHELEVLLKHGLIKGGDLNNAIVIVDREVNDGELAHLATLFNREKIAVAKEGILNNISLRHQNEPARHKLLDVIGDLALAGMPLKAHIMAARPGHAANVAFAKKIKALIKKERRGKSIPLYNTNAKPVYDVNDIMARLPHRPPFLLIDKILEISSSHVVGVKNVTMNEPFFVGHFPGAPVMPGVLQVEALAQNGGILVLNTVPDPENYLTYFMKIENVRFKEKVLPGDTLVLRCDLTAPIRRGICQMKGIVMVGDKIVTEAEMMAQIARKPNV; this is encoded by the coding sequence ATGAACGTTAAACAAAGAACCCTCAAGGCTCCTGTATCAGTATCAGGTGTGGGCTTGCATACTGGCGCCAGTGTAACTTTAACCTTTAAACCAGCACCTGAAAATCATGGTTATAAATTTCAACGCATTGATTTGCCGGGTAACCCCATTATTGATGCCGATGTTGATAACGTTACCGATACTTCACGGGGAACAACCCTGGAGCAAAATGGCGGCCGTATAAGTACTATCGAACACGTTTTAGCTTCTTTGGTAGGTTTAGAAGTAGATAATGTACTTATTGAAGTTGATGGTCCGGAAGCTCCAATTATGGACGGAAGCTCTATTCAGTTCATAGAAGCTTTGGAAAAGGTTGGTTTTGAAGATCAAAAAGCAGACAGAGAATACTACCATATTAATCAGAATATTCACTATGCTGAGGCTGATCGTAAAGTTGAAATGATCGCCATGCCTGCTGATGACTATCGTTTAACCGTAATGGTTGATTATAACTCACCGGTTTTAGGTACACAGCATGCTAATATTTCTCACATTTCTGAATTTAGAAGTGAAATAGCTTCATGCCGCACGTTTGTGTTCCTGCATGAGTTAGAAGTATTGCTAAAACACGGGTTGATAAAAGGAGGAGACTTAAATAATGCCATTGTAATTGTTGATCGTGAAGTAAATGACGGTGAATTGGCACATTTGGCAACCTTATTTAACCGTGAAAAGATCGCTGTAGCCAAAGAAGGTATTTTAAATAATATTTCTTTGCGTCATCAAAATGAACCTGCACGTCATAAACTGTTAGATGTTATTGGTGACTTAGCTTTGGCGGGTATGCCGTTAAAAGCTCATATCATGGCTGCACGCCCTGGTCATGCCGCTAATGTGGCTTTCGCCAAAAAGATCAAAGCATTGATTAAAAAAGAGCGTCGTGGTAAGAGCATTCCTCTATACAACACTAACGCAAAGCCCGTTTATGATGTAAACGATATTATGGCTCGTTTGCCTCACCGTCCTCCTTTCTTGTTGATAGATAAAATTCTTGAAATCTCTTCAAGCCACGTAGTAGGAGTGAAAAATGTAACCATGAACGAACCGTTCTTTGTTGGTCACTTCCCTGGAGCTCCGGTAATGCCTGGGGTATTACAAGTTGAAGCACTAGCCCAAAATGGGGGTATTCTTGTATTGAATACTGTTCCTGATCCTGAAAACTACCTTACTTATTTTATGAAGATTGAAAATGTTCGCTTCAAAGAAAAGGTTCTTCCAGGAGACACTCTAGTGTTGCGTTGTGATTTGACTGCTCCAATTCGCAGAGGTATCTGCCAGATGAAAGGTATTGTAATGGTAGGGGATAAAAT